One Trichosurus vulpecula isolate mTriVul1 chromosome 7, mTriVul1.pri, whole genome shotgun sequence genomic region harbors:
- the ECEL1 gene encoding endothelin-converting enzyme-like 1 isoform X2, producing the protein MEPTYSLTAHYDEFQEVKYVSKCGPGSSGGGSLPHGFPLPRATANSGRGASGAGLSRWNRREVCLLSGLVFAAGLCAILGAMLVLKYLGPGTGGGGAGTACPEGCPERKAFARAARFLAANLDVSIDPCQDFYSFACGGWLRRHGIPEDKLTYGTIAAIGEQNEERLRRLLARPSGGPGGSAQRKVRAFFRSCLDMAEIERLGPRPMLEVIEDCGGWDLRGGGAQRWDLNRLLYKAQGVYSAAALFSLTVSLDDKNSSRYVIRIDQDGLTLPERTLYLAQDEESEKILAAYRVFMERLLSLLGAEAVEQKALEILQLEQRLANITVSEYDDLRRDISSMYNKVTLGQLQQITPHLRWKWLLDQIFQEDFSEDEEVVLLATEYMQQVSQLIRSTPRRILHNYLVWRVVVVLSEHLSQPFRSALHDLSREMEGSDKPQELARVCLGQANRHFGMALGALFVHEHFSAASKAKVQQLVEDIKHILGQRLDELDWMDKETKAAARAKLQYMMVMVGYPDFLLKPEAIDKEYEFEVHEKTYFKNILNSIRFGIQLSVKKIRQEVDKWLLPPQALNAYYLPNKNQMVFPAGILQPTLYDPDFPQSLNYGGIGTIIGHELTHGYDDWGGQYDRSGNLMHWWTEASYSQFLRKAECIVSLYDNFTVYNQRVSGKHTLGENIADMGGLKLAYYAYQKWVREHGPEHPLYRLKYTHDQLFFIAFAQNWCIKRRSQSIYLQVLTDKHAPEHYRVLGSVSQFEEFGRAFHCPKNSPMNPAHKCSVW; encoded by the exons ATGGAGCCCACTTACTCGCTGACAGCGCACTACGATGAGTTTCAGGAGGTCAAATACGTGAGCAAGTGCGGCCCCGGCAGCTCTGGGGGCGGCTCCCTGCCGCACGGCTTCCCCCTCCCGCGGGCCACCGCGAACTCCGGCCGCGGCGCCTCGGGGGCCGGCTTGAGCCGCTGGAACCGGCGCGAGGTGTGCCTGCTGTCGGGGCTGGTGTTCGCGGCCGGCCTCTGCGCCATCCTCGGGGCCATGCTGGTCCTCAAGTACCTGGGGCCCGGCACCGGCGGCGGTGGCGCGGGCACCGCGTGCCCCGAGGGCTGCCCGGAGCGCAAGGCCTTTGCCCGCGCCGCGCGCTTCCTGGCAGCCAACCTGGACGTCAGCATCGACCCGTGCCAAGACTTCTACTCGTTCGCGTGCGGCGGCTGGCTGCGGCGCCACGGCATTCCCGAGGACAAGCTCACCTACGGCACGATCGCCGCCATCGGCGAGCAGAACGAAGAGCGCCTGCGGCGGCTGCTGGCGCGGCCCAGCGGCGGGCCCGGGGGCTCGGCCCAGCGCAAGGTGCGCGCCTTCTTCCGCTCGTGCCTCGACATGGCCGAGATCGAGCGGCTGGGCCCGAGACCCATGCTCGAGGTGATCGAGGACTGCGGGGGCTGGGACCTGCGCGGCGGCGGAGCGCAGCGCTGGGACCTCAACCGGCTGCTGTACAAGGCGCAGGGCGTCTACAGCGCCGCCGCGCTCTTCTCGCTCACCGTCAGCCTGGACGACAAGAACTCCTCGCGCTACGTCATCCGC ATTGACCAGGATGGGCTTACACTGCCAGAAAGAACACTTTATTTGGCCcaggatgaagaaagtgagaag ATCCTGGCTGCCTACCGGGTGTTCATGGAGCGGCTGCTGAGCCTGCTAGGGGCAGAAGCCGTGGAACAGAAGGCCCTGGAGATTCTGCAGCTGGAGCAGAGGCTGGCCAAT ATTACTGTGTCTGAGTATGATGACCTACGCCGAGACATCAGCTCAATGTACAACAAGGTGACCCTGGGGCAGCTTCAACAGATCACCCCTCAT CTCCGATGGAAGTGGCTGCTAGATCAGATCTTCCAGGAGGACTTCTCAGAAGATGAAGAGGTGGTGCTTCTGGCCACCGAGTACATGCAGCAAGTGTCCCAGCTCATCCGCTCCACACCCCGGAG gaTCCTTCACAATTACCTGGTATGGCGGGTTGTGGTGGTGTTGAGCGAGCATCTGTCCCAGCCCTTCCGATCAGCGCTGCATGACCTGTCCCGGGAGATGGAGGGCAGCGATAAGCCCCAAGAGCTCGCCAGGGTCTGCCTGGGCCAGGCCAACCGGCACTTCGGCATGGCCCTGGGGGCCCTCTTCGTACACGAGCATTTCTCTGCCGCAAGCAAAGCCAAG GTGCAGCAGCTGGTGGAGGATATCAAACACATTCTGGGTCAACGTCTGGATGAACTAGACTGGATGGACAAAGAAACCAAGGCAGCTGCAAGGGCCAAG CTGCAGTACATGATGGTCATGGTCGGGTATCCTGACTTCCTGCTCAAGCCTGAAGCAATTGACAAGGAGTATGAG TTCGAGGTCCATGAGAAGACTTACTTTAAGAACATCTTGAACAGTATCCGGTTTGGCATCCAGTTATCTGTCAAGAAGATCCGGCAGGAGGTGGATAA GTGGCTGCTCCCCCCACAAGCTCTGAATGCATATTACCTTCCCAACAAGAACCAAATGG TGTTCCCAGCTGGCATCCTACAACCCACCCTCTATGACCCTGACTTCCCACA ATCTCTGAACTATGGGGGCATTGGCACTATCATCGGGCATGAGCTAACCCATGGCTATGATGACTGGG GCGGCCAGTATGATCGTTCGGGGAACCTGATGCACTGGTGGACGGAGGCCTCCTACAGCCAATTCCTCCGAAAGGCAGAATGTATAGTCAGCCTTTATGACAACTTCACGGTCTACAATCAGCGG GTCAGCGGGAAGCACACGCTGGGGGAGAACATCGCGGATATGGGGGGCCTCAAACTCGCCTATTAC GCTTATCAGAAATGGGTTCGGGAGCATGGCCCAGAGCACCCCCTCTACCGACTCAAGTACACCCATGACCAGCTCTTCTTCATTGCCTTCGCCCAG AATTGGTGCATCAAGAGGCGGTCGCAATCCATATATCTTCAGGTGCTGACCGACAAGCATGCCCCGGAGCACTACAG GGTCCTGGGTAGTGTGTCCCAATTTGAGGAGTTTGGCCGGGCCTTCCACTGCCCCAAGAATTCTCCCATGAACCCAGCTCACAAGTGCTCTGTGTGGTGA
- the ECEL1 gene encoding endothelin-converting enzyme-like 1 isoform X1, whose amino-acid sequence MEPTYSLTAHYDEFQEVKYVSKCGPGSSGGGSLPHGFPLPRATANSGRGASGAGLSRWNRREVCLLSGLVFAAGLCAILGAMLVLKYLGPGTGGGGAGTACPEGCPERKAFARAARFLAANLDVSIDPCQDFYSFACGGWLRRHGIPEDKLTYGTIAAIGEQNEERLRRLLARPSGGPGGSAQRKVRAFFRSCLDMAEIERLGPRPMLEVIEDCGGWDLRGGGAQRWDLNRLLYKAQGVYSAAALFSLTVSLDDKNSSRYVIRIDQDGLTLPERTLYLAQDEESEKILAAYRVFMERLLSLLGAEAVEQKALEILQLEQRLANITVSEYDDLRRDISSMYNKVTLGQLQQITPHLRWKWLLDQIFQEDFSEDEEVVLLATEYMQQVSQLIRSTPRRILHNYLVWRVVVVLSEHLSQPFRSALHDLSREMEGSDKPQELARVCLGQANRHFGMALGALFVHEHFSAASKAKVQQLVEDIKHILGQRLDELDWMDKETKAAARAKLQYMMVMVGYPDFLLKPEAIDKEYEFEVHEKTYFKNILNSIRFGIQLSVKKIRQEVDKSAWLLPPQALNAYYLPNKNQMVFPAGILQPTLYDPDFPQSLNYGGIGTIIGHELTHGYDDWGGQYDRSGNLMHWWTEASYSQFLRKAECIVSLYDNFTVYNQRVSGKHTLGENIADMGGLKLAYYAYQKWVREHGPEHPLYRLKYTHDQLFFIAFAQNWCIKRRSQSIYLQVLTDKHAPEHYRVLGSVSQFEEFGRAFHCPKNSPMNPAHKCSVW is encoded by the exons ATGGAGCCCACTTACTCGCTGACAGCGCACTACGATGAGTTTCAGGAGGTCAAATACGTGAGCAAGTGCGGCCCCGGCAGCTCTGGGGGCGGCTCCCTGCCGCACGGCTTCCCCCTCCCGCGGGCCACCGCGAACTCCGGCCGCGGCGCCTCGGGGGCCGGCTTGAGCCGCTGGAACCGGCGCGAGGTGTGCCTGCTGTCGGGGCTGGTGTTCGCGGCCGGCCTCTGCGCCATCCTCGGGGCCATGCTGGTCCTCAAGTACCTGGGGCCCGGCACCGGCGGCGGTGGCGCGGGCACCGCGTGCCCCGAGGGCTGCCCGGAGCGCAAGGCCTTTGCCCGCGCCGCGCGCTTCCTGGCAGCCAACCTGGACGTCAGCATCGACCCGTGCCAAGACTTCTACTCGTTCGCGTGCGGCGGCTGGCTGCGGCGCCACGGCATTCCCGAGGACAAGCTCACCTACGGCACGATCGCCGCCATCGGCGAGCAGAACGAAGAGCGCCTGCGGCGGCTGCTGGCGCGGCCCAGCGGCGGGCCCGGGGGCTCGGCCCAGCGCAAGGTGCGCGCCTTCTTCCGCTCGTGCCTCGACATGGCCGAGATCGAGCGGCTGGGCCCGAGACCCATGCTCGAGGTGATCGAGGACTGCGGGGGCTGGGACCTGCGCGGCGGCGGAGCGCAGCGCTGGGACCTCAACCGGCTGCTGTACAAGGCGCAGGGCGTCTACAGCGCCGCCGCGCTCTTCTCGCTCACCGTCAGCCTGGACGACAAGAACTCCTCGCGCTACGTCATCCGC ATTGACCAGGATGGGCTTACACTGCCAGAAAGAACACTTTATTTGGCCcaggatgaagaaagtgagaag ATCCTGGCTGCCTACCGGGTGTTCATGGAGCGGCTGCTGAGCCTGCTAGGGGCAGAAGCCGTGGAACAGAAGGCCCTGGAGATTCTGCAGCTGGAGCAGAGGCTGGCCAAT ATTACTGTGTCTGAGTATGATGACCTACGCCGAGACATCAGCTCAATGTACAACAAGGTGACCCTGGGGCAGCTTCAACAGATCACCCCTCAT CTCCGATGGAAGTGGCTGCTAGATCAGATCTTCCAGGAGGACTTCTCAGAAGATGAAGAGGTGGTGCTTCTGGCCACCGAGTACATGCAGCAAGTGTCCCAGCTCATCCGCTCCACACCCCGGAG gaTCCTTCACAATTACCTGGTATGGCGGGTTGTGGTGGTGTTGAGCGAGCATCTGTCCCAGCCCTTCCGATCAGCGCTGCATGACCTGTCCCGGGAGATGGAGGGCAGCGATAAGCCCCAAGAGCTCGCCAGGGTCTGCCTGGGCCAGGCCAACCGGCACTTCGGCATGGCCCTGGGGGCCCTCTTCGTACACGAGCATTTCTCTGCCGCAAGCAAAGCCAAG GTGCAGCAGCTGGTGGAGGATATCAAACACATTCTGGGTCAACGTCTGGATGAACTAGACTGGATGGACAAAGAAACCAAGGCAGCTGCAAGGGCCAAG CTGCAGTACATGATGGTCATGGTCGGGTATCCTGACTTCCTGCTCAAGCCTGAAGCAATTGACAAGGAGTATGAG TTCGAGGTCCATGAGAAGACTTACTTTAAGAACATCTTGAACAGTATCCGGTTTGGCATCCAGTTATCTGTCAAGAAGATCCGGCAGGAGGTGGATAAGTCCGC GTGGCTGCTCCCCCCACAAGCTCTGAATGCATATTACCTTCCCAACAAGAACCAAATGG TGTTCCCAGCTGGCATCCTACAACCCACCCTCTATGACCCTGACTTCCCACA ATCTCTGAACTATGGGGGCATTGGCACTATCATCGGGCATGAGCTAACCCATGGCTATGATGACTGGG GCGGCCAGTATGATCGTTCGGGGAACCTGATGCACTGGTGGACGGAGGCCTCCTACAGCCAATTCCTCCGAAAGGCAGAATGTATAGTCAGCCTTTATGACAACTTCACGGTCTACAATCAGCGG GTCAGCGGGAAGCACACGCTGGGGGAGAACATCGCGGATATGGGGGGCCTCAAACTCGCCTATTAC GCTTATCAGAAATGGGTTCGGGAGCATGGCCCAGAGCACCCCCTCTACCGACTCAAGTACACCCATGACCAGCTCTTCTTCATTGCCTTCGCCCAG AATTGGTGCATCAAGAGGCGGTCGCAATCCATATATCTTCAGGTGCTGACCGACAAGCATGCCCCGGAGCACTACAG GGTCCTGGGTAGTGTGTCCCAATTTGAGGAGTTTGGCCGGGCCTTCCACTGCCCCAAGAATTCTCCCATGAACCCAGCTCACAAGTGCTCTGTGTGGTGA